Proteins from one Halovivax limisalsi genomic window:
- a CDS encoding ABC transporter substrate-binding protein, protein MAHDKPALTRRRVLGSGAAMSVAAIAGCTGGGDGSDGSDGSDGSDGGGGGDGGDGSFIHVTQSQERSEEYDPVVSNDAYSFQVMGFIFDGLYEFNEGLELEPNVATGMPEVENDGRRYMFEIHEGIEFHNGDPLTAEDVRHAFVAPVEEETENASSYDMISSVEVIDDHQLEVNMDEPYGPFELQTMAVTIPNSSVRTEDRDAYNTDPVGSGPYTFEELQENEYVVVEKWDDYWNDEMNANIDTIRFVANADNASRISDIRSANTDVALDIPNNDWSVLEGESGVEVKGAESPSYMYMAFNCNEGPTTIPEVRHGIAHSYSMSDFIENNASNVARPMYSPIPPVVNDVWGFPEDEYQELLPSYDPDRAKELLDEHAPSDWEPTIIAPAGLRGQFAERISVRLNEIGYSADVQVLSFDQLIERYTTGNEDDYAMYMLGWTGGPDPDFYLYPLFHESQAGLNQGHYYEGSDGFHEAIREGRQTAGQDARYDIYEPVIREIVEELPAYPMLTQDNTLAHGDYVSGLEPHPNVSTNPDLASTYNDVTIQ, encoded by the coding sequence ATGGCACACGATAAACCGGCCCTCACGCGGCGGCGGGTGCTCGGGTCCGGTGCAGCGATGTCGGTCGCGGCGATCGCGGGCTGCACCGGCGGTGGCGATGGTTCGGACGGGAGCGACGGCTCGGACGGATCCGACGGCGGGGGTGGCGGCGACGGCGGAGATGGGTCGTTCATCCACGTTACCCAGTCTCAGGAACGCTCCGAAGAGTACGATCCGGTCGTCTCGAACGACGCCTACAGCTTCCAGGTGATGGGGTTCATCTTCGACGGCCTCTACGAGTTCAACGAGGGACTCGAACTGGAGCCCAACGTGGCGACGGGCATGCCCGAGGTCGAGAACGACGGTCGGCGCTACATGTTCGAGATCCACGAGGGCATCGAGTTCCACAACGGCGATCCGCTGACGGCCGAAGACGTGCGCCACGCGTTCGTCGCGCCGGTCGAGGAGGAGACCGAGAACGCCTCGTCCTACGACATGATCAGCTCGGTGGAGGTCATCGACGACCACCAGCTCGAGGTCAACATGGACGAGCCCTACGGGCCGTTCGAACTGCAGACGATGGCGGTGACGATCCCGAATAGCTCGGTTCGGACCGAGGATCGGGACGCCTACAACACGGATCCCGTCGGATCGGGACCGTACACCTTCGAGGAGCTCCAGGAGAACGAGTACGTCGTCGTCGAGAAGTGGGACGACTACTGGAACGACGAGATGAACGCGAATATCGACACGATCCGGTTCGTCGCGAACGCGGACAACGCGAGTCGTATTTCGGACATCCGGTCGGCCAACACGGACGTCGCGCTCGACATCCCGAACAACGACTGGAGCGTCCTCGAGGGCGAGAGCGGCGTCGAGGTGAAAGGCGCCGAGAGTCCGTCGTACATGTACATGGCCTTTAACTGTAACGAGGGCCCGACGACGATTCCGGAGGTCCGCCACGGCATCGCTCACTCCTACTCGATGTCCGACTTCATCGAGAACAACGCCTCGAACGTCGCGCGTCCGATGTACAGCCCGATCCCGCCGGTCGTCAACGACGTCTGGGGGTTCCCGGAGGACGAGTACCAGGAGCTGCTGCCCTCCTACGACCCGGACCGGGCGAAGGAGTTGCTCGACGAACACGCGCCATCCGACTGGGAGCCGACGATCATCGCCCCAGCGGGCCTGCGCGGGCAGTTCGCCGAGCGCATTTCCGTTCGCCTGAACGAGATCGGGTACAGCGCCGACGTGCAGGTGCTCTCGTTCGACCAGCTCATCGAGCGCTACACGACCGGAAACGAGGACGACTACGCGATGTACATGCTCGGCTGGACCGGCGGGCCGGATCCGGACTTCTACCTGTACCCGCTGTTCCACGAGAGTCAGGCCGGACTCAACCAGGGCCACTACTACGAGGGGAGCGACGGCTTCCACGAGGCGATCCGCGAAGGGCGCCAGACGGCCGGGCAGGACGCCCGGTACGACATCTACGAGCCGGTCATCCGCGAGATCGTCGAGGAACTGCCGGCCTATCCGATGCTCACCCAGGACAACACGCTCGCCCACGGCGATTACGTCTCGGGACTCGAGCCGCACCCGAACGTCTCGACGAACCCCGACCTCGCCTCGACCTACAACGACGTGACGATCCAGTGA
- a CDS encoding PPC domain-containing DNA-binding protein codes for MNLREVETSGEYVARLETGADWREELESMAASVDADAAWFTALGAVQDAELWFYDQDEKTYSPITFDEELEVASCVGNVSFLDGERFAHTHAVLSRPDGESIAGHLNAATVFAGEVYMRAFDATLEREHDETTDLDLWPL; via the coding sequence ATGAACCTCAGGGAGGTCGAGACGTCGGGGGAGTACGTCGCCAGACTCGAAACGGGCGCGGACTGGCGCGAGGAACTCGAATCGATGGCCGCGTCGGTCGACGCCGACGCCGCCTGGTTCACGGCGCTCGGCGCCGTCCAGGACGCCGAACTCTGGTTCTACGACCAGGACGAGAAGACGTACAGCCCCATCACGTTCGACGAGGAACTCGAGGTCGCCAGCTGCGTGGGTAACGTCTCCTTCCTCGACGGCGAGCGGTTCGCCCACACGCACGCGGTCCTCTCGCGTCCCGACGGCGAGTCGATCGCCGGCCACCTGAACGCCGCCACGGTGTTCGCGGGCGAGGTCTACATGCGCGCGTTCGACGCGACGCTCGAACGCGAACACGACGAGACGACCGATCTGGACCTCTGGCCGCTGTGA
- a CDS encoding DNA-directed DNA polymerase II large subunit — protein sequence MREVDERYFESLEAQLDEAFDVAERARSRGGDPEPEVEIPVARDMADRVENILGIDGVAERVRELEGEMSREEAALELAVDFAEGRVGDYETKAGKVEGAVRTAVALLTEGVVAAPIEGIDRVEFLENGDGTEFVNVYYAGPIRSAGGTAQALSVLVADYTRALVGLETYQARDDEVERYAEEISLYDSETGLQYTPKDEETKFIAEHLPIMLDGEATGDEEVSGFRDLERVDTNSARGGMCLVLAEGIALKAPKIQRYTSQLDEVDWPWLQDLIDGTYFDDAADGDEANDGEDAAEADDADGEDADDESDASVADGESESAGGDDGAAMGAPGDESGPDSSDFDGPERVESSKKFLRDLIAGRPVFSHPCAEGGFRLRYGRARNHGFATAGVHPAAMHLLDDFLATGTQIKTERPGKAAGVVPVDSIEGPTVKLANGDVRQIDDPETALELRNGVEKILDLGEYLVNYGEFVENNHPLAPASYVPEWWIQDLKAAGADVQALRDDPAIDLDHPTVERALAWAEAYDAPLHPNYTYLWHDLSVDAFCDLAAAVAAGRIEDTDGGQVLELDNTDATREALETIVIEHRQREDRIEIDDPRPFVRSLGCRITKTGRIERDWADADLSERARNWGTAEPGDDAVAAVTEVAPFEIRERAPTRIGNRMGRPEKSESRDMSPAVHTLFPIGEAGGAQRDVSKAASHADTMSDTPGVVEIEVGRTRCPECDTESYDHRCPECDSRTEPDYRCPDCDERIRPDEAGRVECDRCEKTATCVESRPIDIDAAYRDALESVGERENAYDILKGVKGLTSTDKLPEPIEKGILRAKHDVSSFKDGTVRYDMTDLPVTSVRASELDVTVGQLRALGYEADVHGQALTHEDQLVELKVQDVVLSDGAAEHMLQTADFIDDLLEQYYGLDPYYELEDRDELVGELVFGMAPHTSAATVGRVIGFTSAAVGYAHPYFHAAKRRNCFHPETEIVYREGDRRSLPAKARDGIPPEEEPQYVSIEDFVESRLDDPEEDDFGSLYQELDDGPYTLAYQKGLNAPGAVTAVSKHPAPDHLVRVRTESGTSLRVTPDHVMLRRVSRDEVDIDNFRVERTQAHTLEPGDLVPAPAEPPSSFADGSIEEYLFHGGKEVHDEPSKVIEWERVERVETVESTVEYVYCLEEGYSNTVCANGLYTGQCDGDEDCVMLLLDGLLNFSKSFLPDQRGGRMDAPLVMSSRIDPSEIDDEAHNMDIVSQYPREFYEASLEMADADAVDIQIGEDTVGTDGEYTGFEHTHDTTDIAMGPDLSAYKTLGSMMDKMDAQLEISRKLRAVDETDVAERVIEYHFLPDLIGNLRAFSRQETRCLDCGEKFRRMPLTEVCRECGGNVNLTVHEGSVNKYMDTAIRVAEEFGCRDYTKQRLEVLEKSLESIFENDKNKQSGIADFM from the coding sequence ATGCGGGAGGTTGACGAACGCTACTTCGAGTCGCTGGAAGCCCAACTCGACGAGGCGTTCGACGTCGCCGAACGCGCCCGGTCGCGCGGCGGCGACCCGGAACCCGAGGTCGAGATCCCGGTCGCGCGCGACATGGCCGACCGGGTCGAGAACATCCTCGGGATCGACGGCGTCGCCGAGCGCGTCCGCGAACTCGAAGGCGAGATGAGCCGCGAGGAGGCCGCGCTCGAACTCGCGGTCGACTTCGCCGAGGGTCGCGTCGGTGACTACGAGACGAAGGCGGGCAAAGTCGAAGGAGCCGTCCGCACGGCGGTCGCCCTGTTGACCGAGGGCGTCGTCGCGGCGCCGATCGAGGGGATCGACCGCGTCGAATTCCTCGAAAACGGCGACGGGACGGAGTTCGTCAACGTCTACTACGCGGGGCCGATCCGCTCCGCGGGTGGCACCGCCCAGGCGCTCTCGGTACTGGTTGCCGACTACACCCGCGCGCTGGTCGGCCTCGAAACGTACCAGGCCCGCGACGACGAGGTCGAGCGCTACGCCGAGGAGATCTCGCTGTACGACTCCGAGACCGGGCTCCAGTACACCCCGAAGGACGAGGAGACGAAGTTCATCGCCGAGCACCTCCCGATCATGCTCGACGGGGAGGCCACCGGCGACGAGGAGGTCTCCGGCTTTCGCGATCTCGAACGCGTCGACACCAACTCCGCCCGCGGCGGGATGTGTCTCGTCCTCGCGGAGGGGATCGCGCTCAAGGCCCCGAAGATCCAGCGCTACACCTCCCAGCTCGACGAGGTCGACTGGCCCTGGCTGCAGGACCTGATCGACGGCACCTACTTCGACGACGCGGCTGACGGCGATGAAGCGAACGACGGCGAAGACGCGGCCGAAGCCGACGATGCGGACGGTGAGGATGCGGACGACGAAAGCGACGCCAGCGTCGCGGACGGCGAGAGCGAATCAGCCGGCGGCGACGACGGGGCGGCGATGGGCGCTCCTGGCGACGAGTCGGGTCCCGATTCGTCCGACTTCGACGGGCCCGAGCGCGTCGAGTCCTCGAAAAAGTTCCTCCGGGACCTGATTGCAGGCAGGCCCGTCTTCTCACACCCGTGCGCTGAAGGCGGCTTCCGCCTCCGATACGGCCGCGCGCGGAATCACGGCTTCGCGACGGCGGGCGTCCACCCGGCGGCGATGCACCTGCTCGACGACTTCCTCGCGACGGGGACCCAGATCAAGACCGAGCGCCCGGGGAAGGCGGCGGGCGTCGTCCCCGTCGACTCGATCGAGGGGCCGACGGTCAAGCTGGCAAACGGCGACGTCAGGCAGATCGACGACCCCGAGACCGCCCTGGAGTTGCGAAACGGCGTCGAGAAGATCCTCGACCTGGGCGAGTACCTGGTCAACTACGGCGAGTTCGTCGAGAACAACCACCCGCTCGCGCCCGCCTCCTACGTCCCCGAGTGGTGGATCCAGGACCTGAAGGCTGCGGGTGCGGACGTCCAGGCGCTGCGGGATGATCCGGCGATCGACCTCGACCACCCGACGGTCGAGCGCGCGCTGGCGTGGGCCGAGGCCTACGACGCGCCGCTGCACCCCAACTACACGTACCTCTGGCACGACCTCTCGGTCGATGCGTTCTGCGACCTGGCGGCCGCGGTCGCCGCGGGTCGCATCGAGGACACCGACGGCGGACAGGTCCTCGAACTCGACAATACGGACGCGACGCGCGAGGCACTCGAGACGATCGTGATCGAACACCGCCAGCGCGAGGACCGCATCGAGATCGACGATCCGCGCCCGTTCGTCCGCTCGCTGGGCTGTCGAATCACGAAAACGGGTCGCATCGAGCGCGACTGGGCCGACGCGGACCTCTCCGAGCGCGCCCGGAACTGGGGCACCGCCGAACCGGGCGACGACGCCGTCGCGGCGGTCACCGAGGTCGCGCCGTTCGAGATCCGCGAACGCGCGCCGACGCGGATCGGCAACCGGATGGGCCGCCCGGAGAAGTCCGAGAGCCGGGACATGAGCCCCGCCGTCCACACGCTCTTTCCCATCGGCGAGGCCGGCGGCGCCCAGCGCGACGTCTCGAAGGCGGCCTCCCACGCCGACACCATGTCGGACACGCCCGGCGTGGTCGAGATCGAGGTCGGGCGCACCCGCTGTCCGGAGTGTGACACCGAATCCTACGACCATCGGTGTCCGGAGTGTGACAGCCGAACCGAACCCGACTACCGCTGTCCCGACTGCGACGAGCGCATCCGGCCGGACGAGGCGGGTCGCGTCGAGTGCGACCGCTGCGAGAAAACCGCGACCTGCGTCGAGTCGCGCCCGATCGATATCGACGCGGCCTACCGCGACGCCCTCGAGTCGGTCGGCGAGCGCGAGAACGCCTACGACATTCTGAAGGGCGTCAAGGGGCTCACCTCGACGGACAAGCTGCCCGAACCCATCGAGAAGGGCATCCTCCGGGCGAAACACGACGTCTCCTCGTTCAAGGACGGCACCGTCCGCTACGACATGACCGACCTTCCCGTCACCTCGGTCCGCGCGAGCGAACTCGACGTCACCGTCGGCCAGCTCCGGGCGCTGGGCTACGAGGCGGACGTACACGGCCAGGCGCTCACCCACGAGGACCAGCTGGTCGAACTCAAGGTCCAGGACGTCGTCCTCTCCGACGGCGCCGCCGAGCACATGCTCCAGACCGCCGACTTCATCGACGACCTCCTGGAGCAGTACTACGGGCTCGACCCGTACTACGAACTCGAAGACCGCGACGAACTGGTCGGCGAACTCGTCTTCGGGATGGCGCCCCACACCAGCGCCGCGACCGTCGGCCGCGTGATCGGCTTTACGAGCGCGGCCGTCGGGTACGCCCATCCGTACTTCCACGCGGCGAAACGGCGCAACTGCTTCCACCCGGAGACGGAGATCGTCTATCGAGAGGGAGATCGACGGTCCCTCCCAGCGAAGGCGAGGGACGGCATTCCACCCGAAGAAGAGCCGCAGTACGTCTCGATCGAAGACTTCGTCGAGTCTCGGCTCGACGACCCAGAGGAAGACGATTTCGGATCCCTCTATCAGGAACTGGACGACGGCCCGTACACGCTGGCCTACCAGAAGGGGCTGAACGCGCCCGGTGCTGTCACCGCCGTTTCGAAACACCCGGCTCCCGACCATCTCGTTCGAGTGCGCACCGAGTCCGGGACGTCACTGCGCGTTACGCCGGATCACGTGATGCTCCGGCGGGTCTCCCGCGACGAAGTCGACATCGACAACTTCCGCGTCGAGCGAACGCAGGCGCACACGCTCGAACCGGGTGATCTCGTTCCGGCCCCGGCCGAACCACCGTCATCGTTCGCCGACGGATCGATCGAGGAGTACCTGTTCCACGGCGGGAAAGAGGTGCACGACGAACCTTCGAAAGTTATCGAGTGGGAACGGGTCGAACGGGTCGAGACCGTCGAATCGACCGTCGAGTACGTCTACTGTCTGGAAGAAGGCTACTCGAACACGGTCTGTGCGAACGGGCTGTACACCGGTCAGTGCGACGGGGACGAAGATTGTGTGATGCTCCTTCTAGATGGGCTTTTGAATTTTAGCAAATCGTTCCTTCCCGACCAACGCGGCGGACGGATGGACGCCCCGCTGGTTATGTCGTCGCGAATCGATCCATCCGAGATCGACGACGAGGCCCACAACATGGATATCGTCTCGCAGTACCCCCGCGAGTTCTACGAGGCGAGCCTGGAGATGGCCGACGCCGACGCGGTCGACATCCAGATCGGCGAGGATACCGTCGGCACCGACGGCGAGTACACCGGATTCGAACACACGCACGACACGACCGACATCGCAATGGGCCCCGACCTCTCGGCGTACAAGACGCTCGGCTCGATGATGGACAAGATGGACGCCCAGCTCGAGATCTCGCGCAAACTTCGGGCCGTCGACGAGACCGACGTCGCAGAGCGCGTCATCGAGTACCACTTCCTGCCCGACCTGATCGGCAACCTGCGCGCCTTCTCGCGCCAGGAGACGCGCTGTCTCGACTGCGGCGAGAAGTTCCGCCGCATGCCCCTGACCGAGGTCTGTCGGGAGTGCGGCGGCAACGTCAACCTCACCGTCCACGAGGGCTCGGTGAACAAGTACATGGACACCGCCATCAGGGTCGCCGAGGAGTTCGGCTGTCGCGACTACACCAAACAGCGACTGGAAGTCCTCGAGAAATCTCTGGAGAGCATCTTCGAGAACGACAAGAACAAGCAGAGCGGGATCGCGGATTTCATGTAG
- a CDS encoding DUF4350 domain-containing protein: MSDDARDGEEVSDEARAEADASRRRDVDPDGPVVARLRRLVRGDVAWPRLLLAGLAAVVILAVVVALATSSAAFGAYNGAWDGAGDFRSALEGDADVTMAQSTTTYADVEANGTVAFVVAPADTYDPADADRVASFVENGGTLVVLENFAAPGNALLVDVGAEARFDGRLLQDERRHAAGPAMPIAAVAPNRTAPGGARSLGLNYATAVEPGAATVVAETSEYAHLGPETADLSAVDLSKYPVATVESVGEGTVYAIGDPSITINAMFDEEDNAAFLTGLAGEGERVLYDVSHADGVPPLWRAILTVRRSGALQALVGLGAIGALALFASGRESAIGRRLRARWRDGGHGELGGPSAASSGARAGLSPAERAALVRDRHPEWSDARVRQAITALNRPAAKGERE; encoded by the coding sequence GTGAGCGACGACGCGCGTGATGGCGAGGAAGTGAGCGACGAGGCACGGGCCGAAGCGGACGCATCCCGACGTCGCGACGTCGATCCCGACGGCCCCGTCGTCGCGCGGTTGCGCCGGCTGGTTCGCGGGGACGTCGCCTGGCCGCGATTGTTGCTCGCGGGGCTGGCGGCGGTCGTGATCCTCGCGGTCGTCGTCGCGCTCGCGACGTCGTCGGCGGCCTTCGGCGCGTACAACGGCGCGTGGGACGGCGCGGGCGACTTCCGGAGCGCGCTCGAGGGCGACGCGGACGTGACGATGGCCCAGTCGACGACCACCTACGCGGACGTCGAGGCGAACGGGACCGTCGCGTTCGTCGTCGCGCCGGCCGACACGTACGACCCCGCGGACGCGGACCGCGTCGCGTCCTTCGTCGAGAACGGCGGAACGCTGGTCGTCCTCGAGAACTTCGCGGCGCCCGGCAACGCGTTGCTCGTGGACGTCGGCGCCGAGGCGCGTTTCGACGGCCGGTTGTTACAGGACGAACGCCGGCACGCGGCGGGACCGGCGATGCCGATCGCCGCGGTGGCGCCCAACCGGACGGCGCCGGGCGGTGCCCGGTCGCTCGGACTCAACTACGCGACCGCCGTCGAGCCGGGCGCGGCGACGGTCGTTGCAGAGACGAGCGAGTACGCCCATCTCGGTCCCGAGACGGCCGATCTCTCTGCCGTCGACCTCTCGAAGTATCCGGTCGCGACGGTCGAATCGGTCGGCGAGGGCACCGTCTACGCGATCGGCGACCCGAGCATCACGATCAACGCGATGTTCGACGAGGAGGACAACGCGGCGTTTCTCACCGGCCTCGCGGGGGAGGGCGAGCGAGTGCTCTACGACGTCTCGCACGCCGATGGCGTGCCGCCGCTGTGGCGGGCGATCCTGACCGTACGGCGTTCCGGCGCGCTCCAGGCGCTCGTGGGACTCGGCGCGATCGGCGCCCTGGCGCTGTTCGCCAGCGGGCGCGAGTCGGCGATCGGGCGCCGGCTTCGGGCGCGCTGGCGAGACGGCGGGCACGGAGAACTGGGAGGTCCGTCGGCGGCCTCGTCGGGCGCGCGAGCGGGGCTCTCCCCGGCCGAGCGGGCCGCGCTGGTGCGCGACCGCCACCCGGAGTGGAGCGACGCGCGCGTTCGGCAGGCGATAACAGCGCTTAACCGACCGGCCGCGAAAGGTGAACGCGAATGA
- a CDS encoding AAA family ATPase has translation MSDGAKSTDPRDVYERIQSEVERVLVGNDDVVEFLTIAALTRGHVLLEGVPGVAKTTLANLFARASGLSYSRIQLTPDVLPADITGTHIYREATGEFDLQRGPVFANLVVADEINRATPKTQSALLEAMAERTVTLEGETLSLPQPFMVIATQNPIEMEGVFELPEAQRDRFTFKLVVDLPDRADEREVLDRFDADPELGPEDVEQVVDPEAIVAARAAVSEIHVAEPVKEYILDLTAASRAHPDIVHGCSPRATLALLDGAKARAAIHGRSYAIPDDVKGLAEPTLVHRLIPSTDAELSDVTTADLAADLLDSIEPPGADELDAPASAAEH, from the coding sequence ATGAGTGACGGTGCGAAATCGACGGACCCCCGGGACGTCTACGAACGGATCCAATCGGAAGTCGAGCGCGTCCTCGTCGGTAACGACGACGTCGTCGAGTTCCTGACGATCGCCGCGCTCACCCGCGGGCACGTCCTGCTCGAGGGCGTCCCCGGCGTGGCGAAGACGACGCTCGCGAACCTCTTCGCTCGCGCGAGCGGCCTCTCCTACTCCCGGATCCAGCTCACGCCGGACGTCCTGCCCGCGGACATCACGGGGACGCACATCTACCGCGAGGCGACCGGCGAATTCGACCTCCAGCGCGGGCCGGTCTTCGCCAACCTGGTCGTCGCCGACGAGATCAACCGCGCGACGCCGAAGACCCAGAGCGCCCTGCTCGAGGCGATGGCGGAGCGGACCGTCACCCTGGAGGGCGAGACGCTCTCGCTCCCGCAGCCGTTCATGGTGATCGCGACGCAGAACCCGATCGAGATGGAGGGCGTCTTCGAACTGCCCGAGGCCCAGCGCGACCGATTCACGTTCAAGCTCGTCGTCGACCTGCCGGATCGGGCCGACGAGCGCGAGGTGCTCGATCGCTTCGACGCCGATCCCGAACTCGGCCCCGAGGACGTCGAGCAGGTGGTCGACCCCGAGGCGATCGTGGCGGCGCGGGCGGCCGTCTCCGAGATCCACGTCGCCGAGCCGGTCAAGGAGTACATCCTCGATCTGACCGCGGCCTCGCGCGCGCATCCGGATATCGTCCACGGCTGTTCGCCCCGCGCCACGCTCGCGTTGCTCGACGGCGCGAAGGCGCGCGCGGCTATCCACGGTCGTTCCTACGCCATTCCCGACGACGTCAAGGGACTCGCCGAACCAACGCTCGTCCACCGCCTCATCCCGAGCACGGACGCCGAACTCTCCGACGTCACGACCGCCGATCTGGCGGCGGACCTGCTCGACTCGATCGAGCCGCCGGGCGCCGACGAGCTCGACGCCCCGGCGAGCGCCGCCGAGCACTGA